From Sceloporus undulatus isolate JIND9_A2432 ecotype Alabama chromosome 6, SceUnd_v1.1, whole genome shotgun sequence, one genomic window encodes:
- the LOC121935497 gene encoding hydroperoxide isomerase ALOXE3-like, with the protein MATYKVQVATGDYMLAGTYSSISITLVGTQGESTKHRLDNLGKDFVRGAVDEYQLSIEEDLGPLLLIRLHKEPYLFFPKDSWFCSYVRVTSPQGETWHFPSYQWLEGYGTLTLREGTAKKVSDDLSNPQLLELRKEELKKQQEIYSYGEYAPGWPRCHNVSKVEELNANSQYLFSMTTVFAMRAVKSEFELRLKGFSNLRDSWQNLEDLRKVFWFNKTPVSEYVTEHWMEDDFFGYQYLNGVNPVMIQKCTKIPDNFPVTNEMVAGCLGTSTTLQEEMQKGNIFIVDYKILDGIPTCEIEGKPQYITAPLCLLHLNSNGQMMPLAIQLKQTPGSGNPIFLPTDRKWDWNLAKIWVRLANFHVHEVNTHLLEAHFLGEVYAMATLHQLPMCHPIYKLLIPHTRYIFHINTLARTNLLKAGGLLDTSTATGRDGMLQLLARGTQVTKYSSLCLPDDLEERGVANVPNYYYRDDGMKIWTAINKFVSGIVGVYYKSDSEVKNDPELQAWIDEIFTEAFLGRESSGAPSSLETAAELIKFLTMIIFCCSARHAAVNSGQFDFATWMPNTPATLRQPPPKVKGTATLESILDTLPDISSTCALLVVLSVVSYELADLRRLGHYPDEHFSEEEPKRHMAAFQASLALISKEIEERNWALPLAYNYMNPAVVENSITV; encoded by the exons atGGCCACTTACAAGGTCCAGGTGGCCACTGGCGACTACATGCTGGCCGGCACCTATAGCAGCATCTCCATCACTTTGGTTGGGACCCAAGGAGAAAGCACCAAGCATCGCCTGGACAACCTGGGAAAGGATTTCGTACGGGGGGCA GTGGATGAGTACCAGTTGTCCATTGAAGAAGACCTGGGTCCCCTCCTCCTGATCCGACTCCACAAGGAGCCCTACTTATTCTTCCCAAAGGACAGCTGGTTTTGCAGTTATGTCCGGGTGACAAGCCCGCAAGGAGAGACCTGGCACTTCCCTTCGTACCAATGGTTGGAGGGGTATGGCACCCTGACTCTCCGGGAAGGGACAG CCAAAAAGGTTTCTGATGACTTGAGCAACCCACAGCTTCTGGAGCTTCGCAAGGAAGAGCTGAAAAAGCAGCAAGAAATCTACAG TTATGGGGAATATGCGCCAGGCTGGCCAAGGTGCCACAACGTTAGTAAAGTCGAGGAGCTCAATGCCAACTCCCAGTACCTCTTCAGCATGACCACCGTCTTCGCCATGCGGGCCGTCAAGTC GGAATTTGAGCTCAGGCTGAAAGGCTTCTCGAACCTCAGGGATTCTTGGCAAAACCTGGAAGATCTCCGCAAAGTGTTCTGGTTCAACAAAACACCTGTTTCCG AATATGTCACAGAACATTGGATGGAGGATGACTTCTTTGGCTACCAGTACCTAAATGGAGTCAATCCTGTGATGATCCAGAAATGCACCAAGATCCCAGACAACTTCCCTGTAACCAACGAAATGGTGGCTGGCTGCTTGGGGACCTCCACGACCCTCCAGGAAGAGATGCAG aaagGAAACATCTTTATTGTTGACTACAAGATCCTTGATGGCATCCCCACTTGCGAAATAGAGGGGAAACCCCAATACATCACAGCCCCACTCTGCTTGCTACACCTTAACTCCAACGGGCAGATGATGCCATTGGCAATCCAG CTCAAGCAGACCCCAGGTTCTGGGAATCCCATTTTCCTGCCCACTGACCGCAAATGGGACTGGAACCTTGCCAAGATCTGGGTGCGGCTGGCCAACTTCCACGTCCACGAGGTCAACACCCACCTCCTCGAAGCCCACTTCCTTGGCGAAGTCTACGCCATGGCCACTCTTCACCAACTCCCCATGTGCCACCCAATCTACAAG CTCCTGATCCCCCACACCCGCTACATCTTCCACATCAACACTCTCGCCCGCACCAATCTGCTCAAGGCTGGAGGGTTACTCGATACG TCAACTGCGACCGGCCGGGATGGCATGTTGCAGCTCCTCGCCAGGGGCACTCAGGTGACCAAGTACtcttccctttgcctcccagaTGACCTTGAAGAGCGAGGGGTCGCCAACGTGCCCAATTATTACTACAGGGACGATGGGATGAAGATATGGACTGCCATAAACAA GTTTGTCTCTGGTATTGTTGGGGTGTACTACAAAAGTGATTCAGAGGTAAAGAATGACCCTGAATTACAAGCCTGGATCGATGAAATCTTCACAGAAGCTTTCTTGGGCAGAGAGTCCTCAG GGGCTCCTTCCTCCCTGGAAACCGCGGCTGAACTCATCAAGTTCCTCACCATGATCATCTTCTGCTGTTCTGCACGACATGCGGCTGTCAACAGCGGCCAG TTTGATTTCGCTACCTGGATGCCCAACACGCCAGCCACTTTACGGCAACCCCCTCCCAAAGTCAAGGGCACGGCCACCTTGGAAAGCATCCTGGACACGCTTCCAGACATCAGCTCCACCTGCGCACTTTTGGTGGTGCTCTCCGTCGTGAGCTATGAGCTGGCTGACCTG agaCGCCTGGGCCATTACCCCGATGAGCATTTCAGCGAAGAGGAGCCCAAAAGACACATGGCGGCCTTCCAAGCAAGCCTGGCTCTCATCTCTAAGGAGATTGAGGAAAGGAACTGGGCTCTGCCCCTCGCCTACAACTACATGAACCCGGCTGTAGTGGAGAACAGCATCACCGTGTAA